Within the Vigna angularis cultivar LongXiaoDou No.4 chromosome 10, ASM1680809v1, whole genome shotgun sequence genome, the region ATAGGAGAAAAGTTAGGTGTAGTGTTGTTGTTCATGTTTTGGGTGTTGATCTCTGATCAGAATTGAAGTTCCACTCTGATAATGTGCGTGTTGGGATGCGGAGTTTGCCAAATTTGGGGTTTATGAAGAGAATTTTGGGGCTTTTCATTGTAATGACAATGGGGGCACTCTGGTTCGAGAATTGGTTATAAAATGGGGTCTGATGGAAAAAAGAAACCAGCTTTAGATGTGATCCTATCTTTTTACATTATTGAGCATTGTGTTTTGCTATATTATTGAAGGTTGACTATCCTGACTTGGTTTTTAACTGAGACAAATGGCATTGGGGAATCCATGTAGCCCACCTCACATGGTGGGATGGCTTGTGTTTTTGACAATGGAGACACTCTTGTTCATTGGAGTTGATTTTGGAGTGGGGACTGTCTGTGCTTTGAGTTGGGAATAACAAAAAGACCTTAGTTTTGATCCCATCTGTTCTTTGTTAAACTATCGAGCCAAATTATGTCAGTTTGACTATTTTGACCTGGTCTTGAAATGAACAGAATGACAAAATGACAAATTGCATGCATGCATgcttgctttttctttttttactgcGGTAGTCTTGTTTTCAGGGACATTGTTTGTCTTTGctgaaaatttgttatttttgtgaAGTTGATGGACATGTAAAATGTGAAAAGTGGATTCGGGATGACAACAATCGTTCTGAAGAGTGGAAGGCAACATGGTGGCTAAACAGATTGATAGGACGAAAAAAGAAGGTGACAATTGACTGGCCATATCCTTTTGCAGAGGGTAAGTTATTTGTTCTCACCATAAGTGCTGGCTTGGAAGGTTACCATGTTAGTGTGGATGGAAGGCATGTGACATCCTTTCCCTATCGCACGGTGGGTACACAATCTTATCTCCTTCTGTATGTACAAATGCATGGATATGTTACATGTTTGTGTTATATTCACATTTCACAGGGATTTGCTCTTGAAGATGCGACTGGACTATCCATAAATGGGGATGTTGATGTGCACTCTATATTTGCTGCTTCCTTACCTACATCACATCCTAGCTTTGCTCCACAGATGCATCTTGAATTGCTTCCTCAGTGGAAAGCTCCTCCACTTCACAATGTGAATGTGGATCTTTTCATCGGTATTCTTTCTGCTGGAAATCATTTTGCTGAACGGATGGCTGTGAGGAAGTCCTGGATGCAGCACAAGCtaataaaatcttcaaatgTTGTGGCTCGATTTTTTGTAGCCTTGGTAAAGTCCACTGCATCATCTACACccaaataatgataaaaatactataattaCATAGTGTTTtttatcttacttttttttggtgttttatATGATAGCATGCAAGGAAGGATATAAATGTGGACATAAAGAAAGAAGCAGAGTATTTCAATGATATTATTATAGTCCCATACATGGATCATTATGACCTTGTTGTGTTGAAGACCATAGCTATCTGTGAATATGGGGTGAGTGATGATGGGAGAGGAGTTGAATATTgcttatttatatacacattttgatattttatccTCTTTTAGCTTGCATAATCATTTACTGTTATTGAATATGCTTCTTGCAGATTAATACAGTGGCTGCTAAGTATATCATGAAGTGTGATGATGACACATTTGTCAGAGTGGATTCTATAGTAAATGATGTAAGACAAGCTCTAACTGATAGAAGTCTCTACATGGGAAATATGAATTACCACCACAGGCCTCTTCGCTACGGAAAATGGGCTGTAACTTATGAGGtacaattttcatataaattgcCTTTGAAGTCTGCATCCttattttgaaatctgtttataaataaaactatcaaaTGCAGTTCACCTTTGTTACTGTGTGTTTATTCTGTAATTATCATGAAATGTTGCAGCGTGGTCTGTGTGTAGCAGAATTTGAACTTTTCATTACTGGTTGTAGGTTtactgtttttttaaataaaaatatctatctCTTTTATTTGAGTGTATTAATACTGGTGCTCATTTTTCCCCTTTTAgctaaaataagtttattagtGACATAGTTATCTATAGCACACTATTCTATAGCAGGATTGGAGTTGCTATGGACTGACTCCAAAGTTTGAGTAAATATCTATTTTCTAATGGCAGTCATAGCAGCGCCAGAGTAAACTTTCAGAAATCCAGTTTTTGCTTAAACAGCATGATTTTGGGAGACTGTTAGGGGCAAAGTTGAGATCTCTCTCCCTTTTTAGAATCTAAGAAAAACTTGTAAGTcccctttgcttctttcaactgTTCAACACCAACACTGTGTAGCCGTTCCCCCTTACCATCCTAGTCTGAATTATCAGCCTTCTGTCTTTTCTCTGCAAcatcatctttctctttttattatatgtttatttgaaATATGAATGCCTTTTGAATTTGGTTTGTTTCCTTGACTTCTTTGCTGTCTCCTGGTGTATTTTTGCTTTAAACCTATGGCattttattgttgttaaaaACATCTCATCAATTTTGAGTATCTTTTTAAATTGTGGAGGCACTTCTGACCTTTTTATCTTTGTCCTTTACTTTCAGGAATGGGTAGAGGAAGAGTATCCTATATATGCCAATGGTCCAGGTTACATAGTCTCAGCTGACATTGCGCAATTCATTGTATCTGAATTCGAGAAGCGCAAATTAAAAGTATGCAATGTTTACAAACCATATTTTCTTGACCATCTATTCCTGATTTCTATCTGCCACTCTCTGCCTTCTGCATTGGTGTATTTGTGCATGCATGCATATGAATTTGTTAACATTTCAGTTTCTACTAATTCTGACATACACCGAAGGAAGTTGTTGGCTGTTGGTGATACAATTAACCAATTTGAACATGGTGCAGTTATTTAAAATGGAGGATGTGAGCATGGGAATGTGGGTGGAGCAGTTCAA harbors:
- the LOC108346039 gene encoding hydroxyproline O-galactosyltransferase GALT6 isoform X2 encodes the protein MKRGSKVDLFVLPNRLTLLQIFMVVMLFYLLFMSFEIPLAFRAGLGSDNGAVFLTDALPMSMPLLLEEPKHGVQIPGPRGLKLEKVSSLRFNRSFSEGSELHKVARHAWVSGEKLWGDVVSGKVKSFAKVTVENGSDSCPNSVSVSGAEFRGKGVMVLPCGLTLWSHVTVVGTPRWAHAERDPKIAVVRDGGEAVMVSQFMMELQGLKAVDKEEPPRILHFNPRLRGDWSGRPVIEQNTCYRMQWGSALRCEGWKSRADEETVDGHVKCEKWIRDDNNRSEEWKATWWLNRLIGRKKKVTIDWPYPFAEGKLFVLTISAGLEGYHVSVDGRHVTSFPYRTGFALEDATGLSINGDVDVHSIFAASLPTSHPSFAPQMHLELLPQWKAPPLHNVNVDLFIGILSAGNHFAERMAVRKSWMQHKLIKSSNVVARFFVALHARKDINVDIKKEAEYFNDIIIVPYMDHYDLVVLKTIAICEYGINTVAAKYIMKCDDDTFVRVDSIVNDVRQALTDRSLYMGNMNYHHRPLRYGKWAVTYES
- the LOC108346039 gene encoding hydroxyproline O-galactosyltransferase GALT6 isoform X1, producing the protein MKRGSKVDLFVLPNRLTLLQIFMVVMLFYLLFMSFEIPLAFRAGLGSDNGAVFLTDALPMSMPLLLEEPKHGVQIPGPRGLKLEKVSSLRFNRSFSEGSELHKVARHAWVSGEKLWGDVVSGKVKSFAKVTVENGSDSCPNSVSVSGAEFRGKGVMVLPCGLTLWSHVTVVGTPRWAHAERDPKIAVVRDGGEAVMVSQFMMELQGLKAVDKEEPPRILHFNPRLRGDWSGRPVIEQNTCYRMQWGSALRCEGWKSRADEETVDGHVKCEKWIRDDNNRSEEWKATWWLNRLIGRKKKVTIDWPYPFAEGKLFVLTISAGLEGYHVSVDGRHVTSFPYRTGFALEDATGLSINGDVDVHSIFAASLPTSHPSFAPQMHLELLPQWKAPPLHNVNVDLFIGILSAGNHFAERMAVRKSWMQHKLIKSSNVVARFFVALHARKDINVDIKKEAEYFNDIIIVPYMDHYDLVVLKTIAICEYGINTVAAKYIMKCDDDTFVRVDSIVNDVRQALTDRSLYMGNMNYHHRPLRYGKWAVTYEEWVEEEYPIYANGPGYIVSADIAQFIVSEFEKRKLKLFKMEDVSMGMWVEQFNSTIAVEYVHNLKFCQFGCVEEYYTAHYQSPRQMTCMWEKLQHQAKPLCCNMR